In the genome of Bos mutus isolate GX-2022 chromosome 20, NWIPB_WYAK_1.1, whole genome shotgun sequence, one region contains:
- the LOC102276955 gene encoding granzyme A → MNIPFPFSFPPAICLLLIPGVFPVSCEGIIGGNEVAPHTRRYMALIKGLKLCAGALIKENWVLTAAHCDLKGNPQVILGAHSTSHKEKLDQVFSIKKAIPYPCFDPQTFEGDLQLLQLEGKATMTKAVGILQLPRTEDDVKPHTKCHVAGWGSTKKDACQMSNALREANVTVIDRKICNDAQHYNFNPVIDLSMICAGGRKGEDDSCEGDSGSPLICDNVFRGVTSFGKCGNPQKPGIYILLTKKHLNWIKKTIAGAI, encoded by the exons ATGaatattccttttcctttctcttttcctcctgccattTGTCTCCTTCTAATTCCTGGAG tttttccagtatcCTGCGAGGGAATTATAGGAGGAAATGAAGTGGCCCCTCACACAAGACGCTACATGGCTCTAATCAAAGGGCTGAAACTCTGTGCAGGGGCTTTAATCAAAGAAAACTGGGTGTTGACAGCCGCTCATTGTGACCT gaaGGGCAATCCTCAAGTTATTCTTGGGGCCCACTCTACATCCCATAAAGAAAAACTTGACCaagtattttccattaaaaaggcAATTCCCTACCCATGCTTTGATCCACAGACTTTTGAAGGGGATCTTCAACTACTTCAg CTGGAAGGTAAAGCAACTATGACCAAAGCTGTAGGAATACTTCAGCTACCAAGAACAGAAGACGATGTCAAACCCCACACCAAGTGTCATGTGGCAGGATGGGGAAGCACCAAAAAAGACGCATGTCAAATGTCTAATGCCTTGAGAGAAGCCAACGTTACAGTGATAGATAGGAAAATATGCAATGATGCCCAGCACTATAATTTTAATCCAGTTATTGATCTCAGTATGATCTGTGCTGGTGGTAGAAAAGGTGAAGATGATTCATGTGaa GGGGATTCTGGAAGTCCTCTGATATGTGATAATGTTTTCAGAGGTGTCACTTCCTTTGGCAAGTGTGGTAATCCCCAGAAGCCTGGCATCTACATCCTCCTTACCAAAAAACACCTCAACTGGATAAAGAAAACCATTGCAGGAGCCATATAA